The Lycorma delicatula isolate Av1 chromosome 2, ASM4794821v1, whole genome shotgun sequence DNA window tcgagcttagcactaatgaggagctgaaggtgaaatttaaaagaggtatcaaacattttggctgcaggtagaaataccagaaaaatatcctggactgtggggatttgcgagaaagcttttgatagcgtttccctcgtcatatcttgtcgaaaaaagttttagtgtcgttacaaaccttttatcaaaaaaaaggagcagattcaatatcacagaacggggagatttgcgcttattcttaacaaaactgaagccaaatattgataatttgctgtcaatccatcaagtacatccctcccattaaaattgtaactattttgtggtTGTCATTgtagaaattacattattaatgtttaattttaattataattttattatattacattgcaactAATCAACAATTAacagtgtaatgattacatatttgaataaatgcaacacaaaaaaatatactatttttcttttgctttttaccactctgaatgggaagttttctaaataaaataagtgagaattgattgctttcttgtgctgtgagtagatgtcaaaaatgtaaagttggatggaagcatttttttttattggccaactttacttttttgacatccacttactgcacagtcaatcaaaaattaaccaatcaattctcacttttttctggaagctgttagttcgtggaactcagccgtaacgcaaattttcatagttagatctaatcttcacattttcagtcgactggaaatatggtagaaatgtagctgcaggggtccaccggaaccagcaaaattttgaaagtggtctatgagaaaaataagtttgggaacctctggtttacttttttagttttttttatcatgtagTTTTTGTTAtctcttattacttttttctcttttatttattttactccgGTCGCTGGTAAcgcgcaagcgtttttcgcccatgaaaaaaaaaaacattaaattgagaaatttttatttcgtaagtCGACAATATTAACAATTGAAATTcatgtatttgaatatttttatttgctttcaaaATTAGAAAGCTTCCCTCTTTCTCTTTTAGAATTACAACTATCTTCTTTATAGTCATTTAGTTATATGTTTAgttgttaaattttgattttttgattagctttaaaataatttataaatctttatgatataataaaaaaggcCCACTAACACCGAAAACACCTAAAGATGTATGAAAATCCACATTTTAACCTAacttaactatttgttttacGGAAGTGAAAAGCAAACCTATTTAAATATCTTCATTTCATGTATAAACCTTATTGTTGTGTTATAtctcttttaatgaaaatcagcTATTTTTAAGAAGCAAAGATCGTAAACATTTATATAACTATCCAAATGTTACTCTTATGGAACATACTGTCTTGCAGACATATCTGTAAgctgcttatttttttatgattaattgttatatattttaatctaattaaatatttatagtaaaatctattatttataaattaattaccgaTACAAATCCTTGGTCCAGAGCCAAATGGGAAGAAAGCACCTTTTGGAACTGTCTCCATATCTTCAAAACGGTCAGGGTTAAACTTCAAAGGATCAGGAAAATACTGAGGATCCTTTTGAAGGTAACCTCCTGGAATCATCACCATGCTACctttttctataattacattagtaCCTGATATTTTGTAATCCTTTGAGCAATATCGTCCCAacattggaaatgttgaatgtaAACGTAAagtttctgaaataataaaatgacgtgTTTTGAAACCGATTaatcttaatcttttatttaaacattataagtattataaaacattttgaatgatgaaattaaattttcacaaagtaaaaaaaaaaacacaatttaggATTCCATCAACATATTTGGTAATcctataattctaattattaagaatttaaaaaaaaacttttttttaatataagttacatCCATAccacatattttgaaaaacagattatgaaaatgagataaatttatCAACATATACTCTAAATAAATTCATGAccagaacattttattcaaaatacaaaataaagcaaataatctCTAACTTCAAAGAAAACAGAAATGTATTAATCTACACACTCAAATACcagattacattaaaattcagCACAACTTTTACTTTCACTGAAGTGGTTTATCAGAAATGGATAAAATATAGAGCacatataacagtttttttaaaaaaataattatcttattttaatttactttgcaCTCTATCTAATTGCACGAGCCCTATCTGTCTTTTTCTGAATTATCTTTTATGTCACATATGATAACTAAACcgtaaaaactaatttcatttggTAATAATTGAACAACAAAATAATCACTGTAAATGTTGAGTTTCAACAGCCACTTTGAaagtagttgaaaataaaaatataacttctatGTTGATTTGAGTCTTCTGGAAAGCTCTTCAGAATGAGTTGTTAATAAACTCCAATTAACATTTGAAACTCTGAAAAAACTTCTCTTTAGTACTGGCCTTCCATATTGTAAACCAGGTAGAATACGAAACTGAAATTTGATTGTACTAATCTGACTAATTGGGAAGATATTTTACACTAAACCATTACAACCATCCTTCCTTTTGGCACATATCGATAGTATGATCTgcacttataatttataatagtgtTTAATTTATCTGCTGAGGATGTAAAACGATTAAATTCTTCAGCCAGTAGGtatctctttttaattattttatttaaatgcaggcgtctaaatatttacttaaattctttttttcaattaacaaagttattgagaatttttacattgttattgaCTGTGTGTACATTCAAAAATCTAACCTAATATTTGTATTAGGTTATAATACATACcataaataatttgttctaaatatgtcatttttttgaTGGCTTGGTAATTAAACTCTTGTGATGAGAGAAtacttttgatttctttttttgcttgtttttgaaCATCCTGATCCACAGCTAGTTCAAACAGAACAAAACTCATTGTAGTGGATGTTGTTTCACTGCCaccagatataaataaaaatgtttgtgcaGCTATAAATTCTTCAGTAAACATCTCTGAAAAgaaacataacttttaaaaaagtatcaaggtttttcagtagttaaaaaaaaattcagcttgtctaatgtaaacaattttatttgtagtgCTTTAAGTAAATCTAATATTTCAGGcttattttggatttatttttattgtatttattaaatatcttttaatgatAAAGGAACATAGACTGACAGAAGATTCAGTGAAAGAAAAGTGAAGGGATATTTCCAATTGTTTTAAACTTAacaagagaaataaaaagaaatgaattagcagaaaaataaaatatcagattctaacaaattattattgctattatttctaataataaattattacaaaatataatattttgatagaaaagagtattgttttttaaattggtgtttgtcaatatttaatctaattaaatatttatagtaaaatctattatttataaattaattaccgaTACAAATCCTTGGTCCAGAGCcaaggattaaataataattagcatCCTCTGCCatgctaattattattttttctattaaaaacatacagtaatgcatttgtatatttaatcatatgaagaaataatgaaactgATCTGTCACTATTGTAGCAGGTTgccaactttttaaatttaatatttgtttctacTTCTAGCTAAATATTACTGGTATAACTGTTATAATCCTTAATACATATATCCCCAGGTAAATCATGAGGAAGCTCAAAAGCTTTTGGCTTTTGTCAAAACTCCTGTTCCTGTTCTCTCTTTTGAATTTATGTGATGTGTTTGGTTGATACAGTAAGTATTGTaagaaattctgttaaataaaattttatttattgatcaaaGCAAAAAGGATGGAAGTTCTTTAGAtatcttattttttgtaagaataatataaaattattaatttgcctTTCTTATAATGGAACGtcatcaacaataaaacattaataactaccacttctgttaaaatttaattgcagTGCTCACTGAACTGTTTTGAAATTCTTGCTAAATACTCATGCAAGACAACATTAAATTATTGTCAAGACAACATTAAATTATTGTCAAGACTAGTAAATGTGTATAAcagagaaaagttttattttacagtgattttgttttctatataattaaaataagattactaaatctttctgattttattaattactactatATGATTTCATTCATGCTTACCAGATGTAGACCAATTGATGTTTGAAGTCGAAGTATTCTTAAGCTGATCTAAAAGTTCTTTGTCTTCTTTCTCATACTCATTGCAGGAAGTAGGCTTGTTATCATGGTTTTTTAATAACCCTTGCTCTTTTTTCTTCTCATCTAGCATTATCTGAAGAAAATCATTtcttcttgtattatttttttctcgaaTTTTTATGATCTCCTttgtaattctttgaaaaaagttatttacatctTCATCTAttatcttaaaacttaaaaattttctaatattggGAAATGCATTTAAAATCATGAATTTCAGTAAGAGAACTAtagatggtttaaaaaaatttgatgcaaattttataaattcattttgcaTCGCCTCCTTTTCATTAAATGTATCTATGCTTATACCAAAAGAAACAttagctattatttttaaaacaaattttcccaTTAAATCTCTTGCTTCTATATCTTGTCctattttatctttcaaaaataatGCTCCTTCATTACAACATTCTTTTATTGGttcaaacatcatttttaatttgcCAGAAGTAAATGTAGGTGTTAATTTATGCCTAGCGGCCCTCCATTCATCACCACGaagattaaaaatacttaaaccaaataaatctaatgttttttctTGTGGTGGTCCACGAtcttcaaaatatgtaaaatcttTAATGAGAACTTGATTAATTATTTCACTATCTTGTATTACTATAACTGGTGTAAAAAACTGGAAATATCCACCAAATTTCTCACTTCCaaggttattatatatattaccaaAAAATTCAGACATAGGTTttcgaaatataaataaatctaaaatgaatttaaaagatatatctCCACCAAAAATAAGAGGTATTCCtcgttttttcaaataattaatatgccTCTCTTTCATCCAATATGTAAAGTAAACCACTATAATGGCTAAAACTGCAGTAATTAACCAAGAAATCTCCATTGCTGAAAATTGTGATCctgaaaattaaacaagaatgaattagatttttagttaAGAatctaata harbors:
- the LOC142319078 gene encoding cytochrome P450 6a8-like isoform X1 codes for the protein MNGIKKYYSLIVLLVASSDFYFFIDFRSQFSAMEISWLITAVLAIIVVYFTYWMKERHINYLKKRGIPLIFGGDISFKFILDLFIFRKPMSEFFGNIYNNLGSEKFGGYFQFFTPVIVIQDSEIINQVLIKDFTYFEDRGPPQEKTLDLFGLSIFNLRGDEWRAARHKLTPTFTSGKLKMMFEPIKECCNEGALFLKDKIGQDIEARDLMGKFVLKIIANVSFGISIDTFNEKEAMQNEFIKFASNFFKPSIVLLLKFMILNAFPNIRKFLSFKIIDEDVNNFFQRITKEIIKIREKNNTRRNDFLQIMLDEKKKEQGLLKNHDNKPTSCNEYEKEDKELLDQLKNTSTSNINWSTSEMFTEEFIAAQTFLFISGGSETTSTTMSFVLFELAVDQDVQKQAKKEIKSILSSQEFNYQAIKKMTYLEQIIYETLRLHSTFPMLGRYCSKDYKISGTNVIIEKGSMVMIPGGYLQKDPQYFPDPLKFNPDRFEDMETVPKGAFFPFGSGPRICIAMRLAMLKMKIILATLLLNYTVTLSEKTKLPLKMMKNSFFNRVDGGLWIKFEKDSD
- the LOC142319078 gene encoding cytochrome P450 6a8-like isoform X2: MEISWLITAVLAIIVVYFTYWMKERHINYLKKRGIPLIFGGDISFKFILDLFIFRKPMSEFFGNIYNNLGSEKFGGYFQFFTPVIVIQDSEIINQVLIKDFTYFEDRGPPQEKTLDLFGLSIFNLRGDEWRAARHKLTPTFTSGKLKMMFEPIKECCNEGALFLKDKIGQDIEARDLMGKFVLKIIANVSFGISIDTFNEKEAMQNEFIKFASNFFKPSIVLLLKFMILNAFPNIRKFLSFKIIDEDVNNFFQRITKEIIKIREKNNTRRNDFLQIMLDEKKKEQGLLKNHDNKPTSCNEYEKEDKELLDQLKNTSTSNINWSTSEMFTEEFIAAQTFLFISGGSETTSTTMSFVLFELAVDQDVQKQAKKEIKSILSSQEFNYQAIKKMTYLEQIIYETLRLHSTFPMLGRYCSKDYKISGTNVIIEKGSMVMIPGGYLQKDPQYFPDPLKFNPDRFEDMETVPKGAFFPFGSGPRICIAMRLAMLKMKIILATLLLNYTVTLSEKTKLPLKMMKNSFFNRVDGGLWIKFEKDSD